A genomic window from Silene latifolia isolate original U9 population chromosome 11, ASM4854445v1, whole genome shotgun sequence includes:
- the LOC141613618 gene encoding uncharacterized protein LOC141613618 — translation MSHTTNSISLCFLLEKEKLNGSNFLEWYRNLRIVLKQEKKVYVFEKELPKKQDSNVHTTAKNAWKEHSDANTHKQYENVESAYEIVENLKAMFQEQARTERYNTVKAIFDCKMGKDERVSPHVIKMIGYFDNLERLDAGISQQLATDIVLQSLTPSYNDFILNYNIHNLDKSLKELHGMLKTVEPNIKKAPTSNVLMIQKGKGFKKQGSDKGKGKSKAIVAKLKSKPKSVKGKSCEDVCHYCNEKGHWKTNYKKYLEDVKNGSVAST, via the exons ATGTCTCATACCACCAATTCAATTTCTCTCTGTTTCCTCCTTGAGAAGGAAAAGTTGAATGGTTCAAACTTTTTGGAATGGTATCGCAATTTGAGAATTGTTCTCAAGCAGGAGAAAAAGGTATATGTCTTTGAGAAGGAATTGCCTAAGAAACAAGATAGTAATGTCCATACCACCGCTAAGAATGCGTGGAAAGAGCATTCTGATGCTAATACTCAT AAGCAATATGAGAACGTGGAGTCGGCATATGAGATTGTTGAAAACCTAAAAGCTATGTTTCAGGAGCAAGCTAGAACTGAAAGGTATAACACTGTTAAGGCTATCTTTGACTGTAAGATGGGAAAAGATGAGCGTGTTAGTCCACATGTCATAAAAATGATAGGTTATTTTGATAACCTTGAAAGACTTGATGCTGGAATAAGCCAACAGTTGGCTACTGATATTGTGCTTCAATCCTTGACTCCAAGTTATAATgattttattttgaattataatatCCATAACTTGGACAAATCTCTGAAAGAATTGCATGGGATGCTTAAGACCGTTGAACCTAACATTAAGAAAGCTCCTACCTCTAATGTTCTAATGATACAGAAGGGAAAGGGCTTTAAAAAACAAGGTTCGGATAAGGGTAAGGGTAAGAGTAAGGCAATTGTTGCCAAACTCAAATCTAAGCCCAAGTCAGTAAAGGGTAAGTCTTGTGAAGATGtctgtcattattgtaatgaaaAGGGGCATTGGAAGACGAACTACAAAAAGTACTTGGAAGATGTGAAGAATGGAAGTGTTGCTTCCACTTGA